A window of Apium graveolens cultivar Ventura chromosome 8, ASM990537v1, whole genome shotgun sequence contains these coding sequences:
- the LOC141679848 gene encoding uncharacterized protein LOC141679848 — protein MITSKLGLVATKNSSTFLAIQHIPSHTVTREQNLQCYNHFHSYFHTLLLKQTLSSNKPAGGRSYSRELSLPTEFVAVKFTIVHVLSLYHSSSGIIDSVGAALLGPFNSKYYSFCRCCWIFNAAGLRTYSFQMQPYSDLLTTGCHISGCTDCNCFPSLWKVGAAVLKFNIETEARQPAGTTEFWILFN, from the exons ATGATCACGTCTAAATTAGGATTAGTTG CAACCAAAAACAGCAGCACATTCCTAGCCATACAGCACATTCCTAGTCATACAGTAACACGGGAACAAAACCTCCAGTGCTATAATCACTTCCACAGTTATTTCCACACGCTTCTTCTCAAACAAACCCTTTCTTCTAACAAACCAGCAGGCGGAAGAAGCTACTCAAGAGAATTGAGCCTCCCCACGGAGTTCGTCGCAGTTAAATTCACCATAGTTCATGTTCTTTCACTTTACCATAGTTCTTCCG GTATTATAGATTCTGTAGGTGCAGCCTTACTCGGACCTTTTAATAGCAA GTATTATAGTTTCTGTAGatgctgttggatttttaacgcagcggggttaag gacatattcctttcagatgCAGCCTTACTCAGACCTTTTAACAACAG GTTGCCATATATCTGGTTGCACCGATTGCAACTGCTTTCCAAGCCTTTGGAAAG TTGGGGCTGCTGTATTGAAATTTAATATTGAAACAGAAGCGAGGCAGCCGGCAGGTACAACCGAATTTTGGATTTTATTCAATTAG
- the LOC141677890 gene encoding CDP-diacylglycerol--glycerol-3-phosphate 3-phosphatidyltransferase 1, chloroplastic-like has product MGIFLRLLTKLTQHSKSQKPIFNLSSILNPTSLFLSKSHSISPSLPQCLQPSLFLCSHPPTLSPHFSSQPHLVFLPSVQALASPIFSRVGLGQESVGGGDPVEKGGGFVNSPNFSRVYFGSNRVRSGDDNVGGGDPVEKGGGGGGVDGFVNLPNLISVSRLISGPVIGWMILREMYIPAFGCLAVSGATDWLDGYVARKMGINSVVGSYLDPLADKVLIGSVALALVEKGLLNSGLVGIIVLRDVALVGGAIYNRASSLNWNWKSWSDFFNLDGIQAQKVEPLFLSKVNTVFQLVLVIAALLQPDLGTQDTHSYITYLSWLVASTTVASTAAYGVQHLRRKPMLRKGL; this is encoded by the exons ATGGGTATCTTCTTGAGATTACTTACTAAACTAACTCAACACTCCAAATCTCAAAAACCAATCTTCAATCTCTCCTCAATTCTCAACCCcacttctctctttctctctaaatctcactcaatctctccctctctccctcaaTGCCTCCAACCATCTCTCTTTCTCTGTTCTCATCCTCCCACACTTTCTCCGCACTTTTCTTCCCAACCCCACCTCGTTTTCTTGCCTAGTGTCCAGGCTCTGGCCTCTCCGATTTTTTCGCGGGTCGGTTTGGGTCAGGAGAGTGTGGGTGGTGGAGACCCGGTTGAAAAGGGAGGCGGGTTTGTGAATTCGCCGAATTTTTCGCGGGTTTATTTCGGGTCTAACCGGGTCCGGTCGGGTGACGATAATGTGGGTGGTGGTGACCCGGTGGAGAAGGGTGGTGGAGGTGGAGGTGTGGATGGGTTTGTGAATTTACCGAATTTGATTTCGGTGAGTAGGTTGATCTCGGGTCCGGTCATTGGATG GATGATTTTGCGAGAAATGTATATTCCTGCTTTTGGTTGTCTAGCTGTCTCGGGTGCAACAGATTGG CTAGACGGGTATGTAGCACGGAAGATGGGAATCAATTCCGTAGTTGGATCATACCTGGATCCTCTTGCTGACAAG GTTCTAATTGGATCCGTTGCTTTGGCTTTGGTTGAGAAGGGTCTTCTAAACT CTGGACTTGTTGGGATCATTGTGCTGAGGGATGTAGCTCTTGTTGGTGGTGCAATCTATAACAGAGCTAGCAGTTTGAATTGGAAT TGGAAAAGTTGGTCAGACTTCTTCAACCTTGATGGGATTCAAGCCCAGAAAGTGGAACCTCTCTTTCTTAGCAAG GTAAATACTGTTTTCCAACTTGTCTTAGTGATTGCAGCTCTTCTTCAACCTGATTTAGGAACCCAAGATACCCATTCATACATCACGTACTTAAG CTGGTTAGTGGCTTCAACAACCGTGGCTTCCACTGCGGCATATGGTGTTCAACATTTAAGGAGAAAACCTATGTTAAGGAAGGGTCTCTAA